The following proteins come from a genomic window of Aspergillus luchuensis IFO 4308 DNA, chromosome 3, nearly complete sequence:
- a CDS encoding M20 family metallopeptidase (COG:E;~EggNog:ENOG410PJ40;~InterPro:IPR017439,IPR017144,IPR036264,IPR011650;~MEROPS:MER0014418;~PFAM:PF07687;~go_function: GO:0016787 - hydrolase activity [Evidence IEA]), with product MATQTLMEEIISQIIDTFSGSLRELSLKIHQNPELCYGEHMAHDVICNYLVKYSSLCGITVVRKAYGLETSFLAEYVNGDGEVVDFCAEYDALPEIGHGCGHNLIAISSIASFLGLAAVMERTGIPGKVRLLGTPAEEGGGGKIKLIEAGALKYTTASLMSHPTPQFPHMPAGSAGVAFGSCLAATGLLANFTGKPAHAAQMPWAGVNALDAATLAYQAVGLLRQHIRPSDRINIIIPEGGTAHNIIPDKAQVRVNVRSETLKEMNALRERVENCMKGAALATGCAVDIVPAMDPYADIRPNESLCTEFTRYMGSKGLDYYCDLQKKDIGAFSTDMGNISYQVPSFHGHFFIPTPPGTAMHTEAFRDAAKTEEAHDIAMSVGKGMAVAGLKVLTDKCFAAQMKDYFEKDKKLR from the exons ATGGCCACGCAAACACTAATGGAAGAAATAATCTCACAAATTATTGATACGTTCAGCGGAAGTCTTCGTGAGCTGAGTCTCAAG ATCCACCAAAACCCAGAGCTGTGCTACGGAGAGCACATGGCCCACGATGTAATCTGCAACTACCTAGTAAAGTACTCTAGCCTATGTGGTATAACAGTAGTCCGCAAAGCATACGGCCTCGAAACCTCCTTCCTTGCCGAATACGTCaacggagacggagaagtaGTCGACTTCTGCGCAGAATACGACGCACTCCCAGAGATAGGTCACGGATGCGGCCACaacctcatcgccatctcctccatcgccTCATTCCTAGGTCTCGCTGCCGTGATGGAGCGAACCGGAATCCCAGGAAAAGTGCGTCTTCTAGGGACCCCCGCTGAagaaggcggcggtggtAAAATCAAGTTGATCGAAGCGGGCGCCCTGAAGTACACAACCGCCTCGTTAATGAGCCACCCAACACCCCAGTTCCCTCATATGCCTGCGGGCTCTGCAGGTGTGGCATTCGGCTCCTGCTTAGCGGCGACTGGGCTCCTAGCTAACTTTACCGGGAAGCCTGCGCACGCGGCTCAAATGCCCTGGGCGGGTGTGAATGCTCTTGATGCGGCAACGTTGGCATACCAGGCTGTTGGTTTGCTAAGACAGCATATCAGGCCTAGTGATCGCATCAACATTATCATTCCAGAGGGAGGGACGGCTCACAATATCATTCCGGATAAGGCGCAGGTTCGAGTAAATGTCCGATCTGAGACGTTGAAAGAGATGAATGCCCTGCGGGAGCGCGTTGAGAATTGCATGAAAGGAGCGGCGTTGGCTACGGGATGTGCGGTTGACATTGTTCCAGC AATGGACCCCTACGCAGATATCCGACCCAACGAGAGCCTCTGTACAGAGTTTACCCGATACATGGGTTCCAAGGGTCTGGACTACTACTGCGATCTACAAAAGAAGGATATCGGTGCATTCAGCACAGATATGG GTAACATAAGCTACCAAGTCCCCTCCTTCCACGgccacttcttcatccccactCCCCCCGGAACAGCCATGCACACCGAGGCGTTCCGCGATGCAGCAAAGACGGAAGAAGCCCATGATATCGCCATGTCAGTGGGCAAGGGCATGGCTGTGGCCGGACTCAAAGTCCTGACCGACAAATGTTTCGCGGCCCAAATGAAGGATTACTTCGAGAAGGATAAGAAATTACGATAG
- the pyr8 gene encoding acetyltransferase pyr8 (COG:S;~EggNog:ENOG410PP8D;~InterPro:IPR032805;~PFAM:PF13813;~TransMembrane:8 (i7-26o32-52i137-160o189-208i282-305o311-329i349-372o392-415i)): MAISPDLLCTFVTILQSLITVTLIARTPRNSFLRWICLPSITYMAYIEGVLIRMTDHHTYAKVTLSGMPFTVLIQHINLLLVARVDLTGQPGTVARKLASASALLQSTRGIGTPWQVKNIPSHPLVLRAKPPSRGYFIIRQLAIAIWEVLALVLVLSSLATHDVQDYDGSFIYGSGREFEMASSSMKQLLGRLTVAFLFGFPGSMLFLDSMYRVASIISVATGMTTIASWPPEFGSLADTYTVRGFWGKFWHQNLRWSYTGVSTAITCRILGLPKPSLRERYLNLTLVFILSGLMHVFTNVISGIEGGNTGAMLFFVAQAGAIMFEDAVQHYWANLSRGEQRTADEIPIWQRCVGFTWVFCWLGATFPWWWYPIIRMLVAYDWIGVLDVVQGLGMTKSNLSVVVTVGAIILRMVFGAEI, translated from the exons ATGGCCATCTCACCGGACCTCCTTTGCACCTTTGTTACCATACTCCAAAGTCTCATTACGGTCACCCTCATCGCAAGAACACCTCGGAACTCATTCTTACGGTGGATATGCCTCCCTTCGATAACCTACATGGCCTACATCGAAGGCGTTCTGATCAGAATGACCGACCACCATACCTACGCCAAAGTCACTCTTAGTGGCATGCCATTCACCGTGCTCATCCAACATATAAACCTGCTTCTAGTTGCCAGAGTCGATCTGACAGGGCAACCGGGTACGGTTGCCAGGAAACTTGCGTCTGCTTCCGCATTACTCCAGTCTACCCGTGGTATTGGCACGCCCTGGCAGGTAAAGAATATTCCCAGTCATCCGCTTGTGCTTCGAGCAAAGCCACCCAGCCGAGGTTATTTCATAATCAGGCAGCTGGCGATTGCCATATGGGAAGTTCTTGCCCTAGTTCTCGTGCTCTCATCGCTAGCTACCCATGATGTGCAGGATTACGATGGGTCATTCATATACGGATCCGGCCGCGAATTCGAGATGGCAAGTTCTAGCATGAAGCAGCTTCTCGGACGTCTCACAGTCGCATTTCTCTTCGGGTTTCCTGGATCGATGCTCTTTCTGGACTCTATGTACCGGGTGGCGTCTATAATATCAGTAGCGACCGGAATGACAACAATCGCTTCGTGGCCCCCAGAGTTTGGGAGCCTGGCCGACACGTATACTGTTCGCGGTTTCTGGGG CAAATTCTGGCATCAAAATCTCCGTTGGTCATACACCGGTGTTTCAACAGCAATCACCTGCCGTATCCTCGGCCTCCCCAAGCCCTCCTTGAGAGAACGATATCTCAACCTGACCCTTGTCTTCATACTTTCCGGATTGATGCATGTATTCACAAATGTGATTAGCGGAATCGAAGGTGGTAACACCGGCGCCATGTTGTTTTTCGTCGCACAAGCCGGTGCCATCATGTTTGAGGACGCCGTCCAACACTACTGGGCTAATTTGTCACGGGGAGAGCAAAGAACCGCAGATGAAATACCCATCTGGCAGCGATGCGTTGGTTTCACGTGGGTATTTTGCTGGTTGGGTGCAACATTTCCCTGGTGGTGGTATCCTATCATCCGGATGCTGGTGGCGTATGACTGGATTGGGGTGTTGGATGTCGTTCAGGGTTTGGGAATGACCAAGTCCAACCTTTCTGTTGTGGTGACTGTTGGTGCGATAATTTTGCGTATGGTGTTTGGTGCTGAGATCTGA